Proteins encoded together in one Halalkaliarchaeum sp. AArc-CO window:
- a CDS encoding amino acid permease: protein MAENEQELARDLGFLEAYTLGLGTMIGAGIFVLPGIVAGRAGPASMVSFAIAGVVSLLAALSLSELATGMPKAGGSYYYVNRALGGFFGSIVGWGMWVGLMFATAFYMLGFGQYLAGLHPSIPIVASALVMGAILTLVNYRGVKETGSLQNVIVIALVVLIIAFIAFGLAALDPSLLTPFAPEGWSAVGLTAGTVFVAFIGFEVIATSAEEIKNPGRNLPLSMIAAVVTPAILYVLVMLVSTGVLPIPELEVSTIPVADVAMVYAGEIGSLAMIFGAVLATVSSANASILSAARVNFAMGRDRILTVWLNQVHERFRTPYRAILATGIVILLLIAGPLPIDTLADVASFSYLVAYALVHVAVVVMRRADPATYDPDFRIPDPLYPAVPIAGGLGCLAVMIQMRPLVQGIGLAIVGIGVGWYFLYVRERTETVGLVGEAIATEPAGGAGSVGGTGNGDGDGDVYRVVVPVANPDTEETLIRYAAASAHGHDGEAELIAVNVIEVPPQTSPAQIELEEERVGRQQELLESARDTADTLSLPLQTRAIVGRHAGDAILSIIREEEADHVLMGWSPDHRRRDAVFGSTLDTVVEQAPCEVSLVTRPSMRPGNVVALAGRGPNAPVAARRAGEIHRTFEDSSLTLLSVQQPLAATDQSESVGSGVDGPDGSDDGETSDSDASETSDSDDGEREDPETVGKETIDDVAAAAGLDPDEYESRVVVDENVREALLETVDAYDTVAVGATGESFVARTMYGTIPRDIVSRTDNTVVIARGGDARPRSLKRAILERLVALLESEPTENQSMNS from the coding sequence GTGGCTGAAAACGAGCAGGAACTCGCCCGTGACCTCGGTTTCCTCGAGGCGTACACCCTCGGTCTGGGCACCATGATCGGGGCGGGGATCTTCGTATTGCCCGGAATCGTCGCCGGACGGGCAGGCCCGGCGAGCATGGTGTCGTTTGCGATCGCTGGCGTCGTCTCGCTTTTGGCCGCGCTGTCGCTGTCCGAACTGGCGACCGGGATGCCGAAAGCAGGTGGGAGTTACTACTACGTCAATCGTGCGCTCGGCGGATTTTTCGGCAGTATCGTCGGCTGGGGAATGTGGGTCGGGCTCATGTTCGCGACCGCGTTCTACATGCTCGGATTCGGACAGTATCTCGCCGGCCTTCACCCGTCGATTCCGATCGTCGCCTCGGCGCTCGTGATGGGGGCGATCCTCACGCTCGTCAACTACCGTGGAGTAAAAGAGACCGGATCGCTTCAGAACGTGATCGTCATCGCGCTGGTCGTGTTGATCATCGCGTTTATCGCCTTCGGCCTCGCGGCGCTCGACCCGTCGCTTTTGACGCCGTTCGCTCCCGAGGGGTGGAGTGCAGTGGGACTCACCGCCGGCACCGTCTTCGTGGCGTTCATCGGGTTCGAAGTGATCGCAACGTCGGCCGAGGAGATCAAGAACCCGGGTCGCAACCTCCCGCTGTCGATGATCGCCGCGGTCGTGACGCCCGCAATCCTGTACGTACTCGTGATGCTCGTCTCGACGGGCGTACTCCCGATTCCCGAACTCGAGGTTTCGACGATTCCTGTCGCGGACGTCGCCATGGTGTACGCCGGCGAGATCGGCTCGCTCGCGATGATCTTCGGGGCGGTGCTGGCAACCGTTTCTTCGGCGAACGCGTCGATCCTCTCGGCCGCACGGGTGAACTTCGCGATGGGCCGGGACAGAATCCTCACTGTCTGGCTCAACCAGGTCCACGAACGGTTCCGAACCCCGTATCGGGCGATCCTTGCGACCGGGATCGTCATCCTCCTGTTGATCGCAGGTCCCCTTCCGATCGACACGCTCGCGGACGTCGCCTCCTTCTCGTACCTGGTCGCGTACGCGCTGGTTCACGTCGCGGTGGTCGTCATGCGTCGGGCAGACCCCGCGACGTACGATCCGGATTTCCGCATCCCAGATCCCCTGTATCCCGCCGTGCCGATCGCCGGTGGGTTGGGGTGTCTCGCCGTCATGATTCAGATGCGACCACTCGTCCAGGGGATCGGTCTCGCGATCGTGGGCATCGGTGTCGGCTGGTACTTCCTGTACGTCCGCGAGCGAACCGAGACGGTCGGCCTCGTCGGCGAGGCGATAGCAACTGAACCGGCCGGTGGAGCCGGATCCGTCGGGGGGACCGGAAACGGAGACGGGGATGGGGACGTATACCGCGTCGTCGTTCCGGTCGCGAACCCGGACACCGAAGAGACGCTGATCCGGTATGCGGCCGCCAGCGCCCACGGACACGATGGGGAGGCCGAATTGATAGCAGTCAACGTGATCGAAGTGCCCCCCCAGACCTCTCCGGCCCAGATCGAACTCGAGGAGGAGCGCGTCGGGCGTCAGCAGGAACTGCTCGAAAGTGCCCGGGACACTGCCGACACGCTGTCGTTACCGCTGCAAACGCGAGCGATCGTCGGCCGGCACGCCGGCGACGCGATTCTCTCGATCATCCGCGAGGAAGAGGCCGACCACGTGTTGATGGGCTGGAGTCCAGACCATCGCCGACGGGACGCGGTGTTCGGATCCACGCTCGACACGGTCGTCGAACAGGCGCCGTGTGAGGTGTCGCTCGTGACGCGTCCGAGTATGCGTCCCGGTAACGTCGTCGCGCTCGCCGGACGTGGGCCGAACGCACCCGTGGCAGCAAGGCGGGCTGGCGAAATCCACCGTACGTTCGAAGATTCGTCGCTCACGCTCCTGAGCGTGCAGCAACCGCTCGCCGCGACTGACCAGTCCGAATCGGTGGGCTCCGGCGTGGACGGACCGGACGGTTCCGACGATGGTGAAACAAGCGATTCCGACGCCAGTGAAACGAGCGATTCCGACGACGGTGAACGGGAGGATCCCGAAACCGTCGGCAAAGAAACCATCGACGACGTCGCAGCCGCTGCGGGCCTCGACCCGGACGAGTACGAGTCGCGGGTAGTGGTCGACGAGAACGTCAGGGAGGCGCTGCTCGAAACGGTCGACGCGTACGACACCGTCGCCGTCGGAGCGACCGGGGAGAGCTTCGTCGCCCGGACGATGTACGGCACTATTCCACGCGACATCGTTTCACGTACCGACAACACGGTCGTGATCGCACGCGGGGGCGACGCACGGCCTCGTTCGCTCAAACGGGCAATCCTCGAGCGTCTCGTCGCCCTCCTGGAATCCGAACCGACGGAAAACCAATCGATGAACTCGTGA
- a CDS encoding TrkH family potassium uptake protein gives MTVKVDWRASVALTGTALKYISFAMFVPLAVAVVYREDVLVFLVSLSIALGIGLLLERASDHTDLGPREALLFVTLVWGVVSLVGAVPYVLAGYGTASTLSHPINALFESVSGFTTTGATVMGEISFEQHSHALLLWRQLTQWLGGMGIIVLMVAILPELAVNGAQLVDSEAPGPELQKLTPRIAETARILWLFYFAFTLLYVLLLLVLHFVGFAPNMDVYNAVAHGFTTLPTGGFSPQADSIAAFSPAVQWVVIPFMLVAGTNFALFYYVLQGEYRSFFRNREFQAYIGAVAGLIVVLWGLLFTGAAPTLELGGTTEGVLENSLRQAAFQIGSLLNSTGYATSDFAQWDASAQIVLLFAMFIGGSAGSTGGGIKVVRWLVVLKTIRRELFTTAHPDAVKPVRLGRYVVDEDVIKAIFAFTLLYLVLFAVAAVVITLDASRVGLELSVLEAASASLATIGNIGPGFGLLGPFGSYLAFPPTSKLLMIFLMWIGRLEIIPVLVLFTGAFWKR, from the coding sequence ATGACGGTGAAAGTAGACTGGCGAGCAAGTGTCGCCCTGACTGGAACTGCGTTGAAGTACATCTCGTTTGCGATGTTCGTCCCCCTCGCCGTCGCCGTCGTCTATCGGGAGGACGTTCTGGTGTTCCTCGTCTCGCTTTCGATCGCACTCGGGATCGGACTGCTGCTGGAACGCGCCTCCGATCACACGGATCTGGGGCCTCGCGAGGCGCTGTTGTTCGTCACGCTCGTGTGGGGCGTCGTGTCGCTGGTCGGTGCCGTCCCGTACGTGCTGGCCGGCTACGGGACCGCCTCGACGCTGTCACATCCGATCAATGCGCTGTTCGAATCGGTGTCCGGATTCACGACCACCGGCGCGACCGTGATGGGGGAGATCTCCTTCGAGCAGCATTCACACGCACTGTTGCTGTGGCGACAGCTCACCCAGTGGCTCGGCGGAATGGGGATCATCGTACTGATGGTCGCGATCCTGCCCGAGCTGGCGGTCAACGGGGCACAGCTGGTCGACTCGGAGGCGCCGGGTCCAGAACTCCAGAAGCTGACGCCGCGCATTGCGGAAACCGCCCGGATCCTGTGGCTGTTTTACTTCGCGTTCACGCTGCTTTACGTGCTGCTGTTGCTCGTGTTACATTTCGTCGGATTCGCACCGAATATGGACGTGTACAACGCCGTGGCCCACGGCTTCACGACGCTGCCGACCGGAGGGTTCTCCCCGCAGGCCGACAGCATCGCCGCGTTCTCGCCTGCGGTGCAGTGGGTCGTGATTCCATTCATGCTCGTCGCAGGGACGAATTTCGCGCTGTTTTATTACGTCCTCCAGGGGGAGTACCGGTCGTTCTTCCGGAACCGGGAGTTCCAGGCGTACATCGGTGCCGTCGCCGGATTGATCGTCGTCCTCTGGGGACTGCTGTTCACCGGCGCAGCACCGACCCTCGAACTCGGCGGCACGACGGAAGGTGTTCTCGAGAACTCGCTGCGGCAGGCTGCATTCCAGATCGGCTCTCTCCTGAACTCGACAGGGTATGCAACCAGTGACTTCGCCCAGTGGGACGCGAGCGCCCAGATCGTGTTGTTGTTCGCGATGTTCATCGGCGGTTCGGCTGGGTCGACCGGGGGTGGAATCAAAGTCGTCCGGTGGCTCGTCGTCCTCAAGACGATCCGACGCGAGCTTTTCACCACTGCACACCCCGATGCGGTCAAGCCGGTCCGACTGGGGAGGTACGTCGTCGACGAGGACGTAATCAAAGCAATTTTCGCCTTTACGCTGTTGTATCTGGTTCTCTTCGCCGTCGCAGCCGTCGTGATCACGCTAGACGCCTCCCGTGTCGGGCTCGAACTTTCGGTTCTGGAGGCCGCAAGCGCAAGCCTTGCGACGATCGGGAACATCGGTCCGGGGTTCGGGCTGCTCGGCCCGTTCGGAAGCTATCTGGCGTTTCCCCCGACGAGCAAGCTACTGATGATCTTCCTGATGTGGATCGGCCGGCTCGAGATCATCCCCGTATTGGTGCTTTTCACCGGCGCGTTCTGGAAGCGGTAA
- a CDS encoding TspO/MBR family protein encodes MHTNRSLGLPSGREALLAAGFVVGVNALGALPAFLFGSETGWIDRPWFYPPEILFPIVWTLLFTLLGLALYRVWKRGIGRRDVRVAFGVFAAQFSLNLLWTPVFFGLQRPDLGLLVILVLWVGIVATIVAFDRVDRVAAALVVPYLLWVSFAAVLNYAIYAA; translated from the coding sequence ATGCACACGAACCGCTCGCTCGGGCTTCCGTCCGGTCGTGAGGCACTTCTCGCGGCGGGCTTCGTCGTCGGCGTCAACGCCCTCGGCGCGCTCCCCGCATTCCTTTTCGGCTCCGAAACCGGCTGGATCGACCGGCCGTGGTTCTATCCGCCGGAGATCCTGTTCCCGATCGTCTGGACGCTGCTTTTCACGCTACTCGGGCTTGCGCTGTACCGCGTCTGGAAACGCGGGATCGGACGCCGCGACGTGCGGGTCGCGTTCGGCGTCTTCGCCGCCCAGTTCTCACTCAACCTCCTGTGGACGCCGGTCTTTTTCGGCCTCCAGCGACCAGATCTGGGGCTGTTGGTGATCCTCGTGCTCTGGGTCGGAATCGTTGCCACAATTGTCGCCTTCGACCGCGTCGACCGGGTGGCTGCCGCGCTTGTCGTCCCGTATCTGCTGTGGGTGTCGTTCGCTGCGGTTCTCAATTACGCAATTTACGCCGCGTGA
- a CDS encoding rhodanese-like domain-containing protein, with amino-acid sequence MSKITPPELDDRLSAGENLFLLDIRPRDSFRNGSIDGSHNVPVYGDLQRGDESSLRSQLDEIPRDEDVVVICKAGIVAKKATAILNEEGCDAATLLGGMSGWNGYKNGTIGYRLRSLLWRATG; translated from the coding sequence ATGAGCAAGATTACGCCCCCCGAACTCGACGACCGACTCTCAGCCGGTGAGAACCTGTTTTTGCTGGACATCCGCCCCCGAGACTCGTTTCGAAACGGAAGTATCGACGGGTCACATAACGTTCCGGTGTACGGTGACCTCCAGCGCGGAGACGAATCGTCGCTTCGAAGTCAACTGGACGAAATCCCCCGCGACGAGGACGTCGTCGTGATCTGCAAGGCCGGCATCGTCGCGAAGAAGGCGACCGCCATCCTGAACGAGGAGGGATGCGACGCCGCCACACTTCTGGGAGGGATGAGCGGTTGGAACGGCTACAAAAACGGAACGATCGGGTACAGATTGCGGTCGCTGCTGTGGCGGGCGACCGGTTGA
- a CDS encoding aconitate hydratase, producing the protein MSGQDPFGAIREFEHDGTTYRMADLTALEDAGLCDLEKLPVSIRVLLESVLRNVDGEGITEDDVRNAAAWEPDVPDVEVPFTPSRVVLQDLTGVPAVVDLAALRSAADRNGADPSIVEPEVPCDLVIDHSVQVDYFGSEDAYEKNVELEYERNEERYRAIKWAQNAFDRFQVVPPGTGIVHQVNLEHLGQVVHDRERDGDRWLVPDTLVGTDSHTPMIGGIGVVGWGVGGIEAEAAMLGQPITMKLPEVVGVRLTGELPEGATATDLVLHITEQLREVGVVDRFVEFFGPGVSSLTVADRATISNMAPEQGSTISMFPVDESTLDYLELTGRDPEHVELVEEYLKAQGLFGEQEPEYTEVVEFDLGSVEPSLAGPKRPQDRVPMDGMKTHFRELVAEEVADATPEDPADLDRWFDDGGDGGAPETAAGGDAPTTTAGGDAAQMQKPSPTSKSNLGEKVSVELEDGTTAEIGHGSVVVSAITSCTNTSNPSVMIAAGLLAKNAVEMGLEVPDYVKTSLAPGSRVVTEYLEESELLPYLEDLGYHVVGYGCTTCIGNAGPLPESIEEAIDEHDLWTTSVLSGNRNFEARIHPKIKANYLASPPLVVAYGLAGRMDVDLEEEPIGVGDDGEPVYLSDVWPSPEEVKEAIHDNVDSSMFEEKYAEAFEGDARWEALDAPTGDVYEWDDESTYIREPPFFTDFPLEKPGVSNIEDARCLMLLGDTVTTDHISPAGPFGPDLPAGQWLMDHGVDPHEFNTYGSRRGNHEVMMRGTFANVRIENEMLDGTEGGYTIHHPTDEETTVFEASERYREEETPLVVLSGVEFGTGSSRDWAAKGTDLLGIRATIAESYERIYRDNLVGMGVLPLQFSPGDSWESLGLDGSEYFHIRGLDDGLEPNAELTVVAEKEDGETVEFPVTAQVGTPAAVTYVEHGGILHYVLRRLLTEEN; encoded by the coding sequence ATGAGCGGACAAGACCCTTTCGGTGCGATCCGCGAGTTCGAGCACGACGGGACCACCTACCGGATGGCGGACCTGACCGCGCTCGAGGACGCCGGACTGTGTGACCTGGAGAAACTGCCGGTCAGCATCCGGGTGTTGCTGGAGTCGGTGCTCCGCAACGTCGACGGCGAGGGAATCACCGAAGACGACGTCCGCAACGCCGCCGCCTGGGAGCCGGACGTCCCCGACGTCGAGGTGCCCTTCACGCCCTCCCGGGTCGTGCTACAGGACCTCACGGGCGTTCCGGCCGTGGTCGACCTCGCGGCGCTCAGGTCGGCCGCCGACCGCAACGGGGCGGACCCCTCGATCGTCGAGCCGGAGGTTCCGTGTGACCTGGTGATCGATCACAGCGTCCAGGTCGACTACTTCGGTTCCGAGGACGCCTACGAGAAGAACGTCGAACTCGAGTACGAGCGCAACGAGGAGCGCTACCGCGCGATCAAGTGGGCGCAGAACGCGTTCGACCGGTTCCAGGTCGTCCCGCCGGGCACGGGAATCGTCCACCAGGTGAACCTCGAACATCTCGGACAGGTCGTTCACGACCGCGAGCGCGACGGCGACCGGTGGCTCGTTCCCGACACCCTCGTGGGGACCGACAGTCACACCCCCATGATCGGTGGGATCGGTGTCGTCGGTTGGGGCGTCGGCGGCATCGAGGCCGAGGCCGCCATGCTCGGCCAGCCGATCACGATGAAGCTCCCGGAGGTCGTCGGCGTCCGGCTCACCGGCGAACTCCCGGAGGGCGCCACCGCGACGGACCTGGTGTTGCACATCACCGAACAGCTCCGCGAGGTCGGCGTCGTCGACCGGTTCGTCGAGTTCTTCGGTCCGGGCGTTTCGAGCCTCACCGTCGCCGACCGGGCGACCATCTCGAACATGGCCCCCGAGCAGGGCTCGACGATCAGCATGTTCCCGGTCGACGAGTCGACGCTCGATTACCTCGAGCTCACCGGACGGGATCCCGAACACGTCGAACTTGTCGAGGAGTACCTGAAGGCGCAGGGGCTGTTCGGCGAGCAGGAGCCCGAGTACACCGAGGTCGTCGAGTTCGACCTGGGGAGCGTCGAACCCAGTCTCGCCGGTCCCAAGCGCCCGCAGGACCGGGTCCCGATGGACGGAATGAAGACTCACTTCCGGGAGCTGGTCGCCGAGGAGGTCGCCGACGCGACGCCCGAGGACCCGGCCGACCTGGATCGGTGGTTCGACGACGGCGGCGACGGCGGCGCCCCCGAGACGGCTGCCGGAGGCGACGCACCCACGACGACCGCCGGGGGCGACGCCGCACAGATGCAAAAACCCTCGCCGACGTCGAAGTCGAACCTCGGCGAGAAGGTGTCGGTCGAACTCGAGGACGGCACCACAGCCGAGATCGGGCACGGAAGCGTCGTCGTCAGCGCGATCACCAGCTGTACAAACACCTCGAACCCGTCGGTGATGATCGCTGCCGGGCTGCTGGCGAAAAACGCCGTGGAGATGGGGCTCGAAGTGCCCGACTACGTCAAGACCAGCCTGGCGCCAGGGAGCCGCGTCGTCACGGAGTACCTCGAGGAGTCCGAGCTGCTCCCGTATCTCGAGGATCTGGGGTACCACGTCGTCGGGTACGGCTGTACGACCTGTATCGGCAACGCAGGCCCGCTGCCGGAATCGATCGAGGAGGCGATCGACGAACACGACCTCTGGACCACGAGCGTCCTCAGTGGCAACCGGAACTTCGAGGCGCGGATCCACCCGAAGATCAAAGCCAACTACCTGGCGAGCCCGCCCCTGGTGGTCGCGTACGGGCTGGCGGGACGGATGGACGTCGACCTCGAGGAGGAACCGATCGGCGTCGGCGACGACGGCGAACCCGTCTACCTCTCGGACGTCTGGCCGAGCCCGGAGGAGGTAAAAGAGGCAATCCACGACAACGTCGACTCCTCCATGTTCGAAGAGAAGTACGCGGAGGCGTTCGAAGGCGACGCCCGCTGGGAGGCGCTCGACGCGCCCACCGGCGACGTCTACGAGTGGGACGACGAGTCGACGTACATCCGGGAACCGCCGTTCTTCACGGACTTCCCGCTGGAAAAGCCCGGCGTGTCGAATATCGAGGACGCCCGGTGTCTCATGCTGCTGGGTGATACGGTCACCACCGACCACATCAGCCCGGCCGGTCCGTTCGGTCCCGACCTGCCGGCGGGGCAGTGGCTCATGGACCACGGCGTCGACCCCCACGAGTTCAACACCTACGGCTCCCGTCGGGGCAACCACGAAGTGATGATGCGCGGGACGTTCGCGAACGTCCGGATCGAAAACGAGATGCTCGACGGGACGGAGGGTGGCTACACGATCCACCATCCAACCGATGAAGAAACGACGGTCTTCGAGGCCAGCGAGCGCTACCGCGAGGAGGAGACGCCGCTCGTGGTGCTGTCGGGCGTGGAGTTCGGTACCGGATCCAGCCGCGACTGGGCCGCCAAAGGGACCGACCTGCTGGGGATCCGCGCGACCATCGCCGAGAGCTACGAACGGATCTACCGCGACAACCTGGTCGGCATGGGCGTGCTGCCGCTGCAGTTTTCGCCCGGCGACTCCTGGGAGTCGCTCGGGCTCGACGGTTCGGAGTACTTCCACATCCGCGGGCTCGACGACGGCCTGGAACCCAACGCCGAACTCACCGTCGTCGCCGAGAAAGAGGACGGCGAGACCGTCGAGTTCCCGGTAACCGCACAGGTCGGCACCCCCGCCGCGGTGACGTACGTCGAACACGGCGGCATCCTGCACTACGTGCTCCGGCGGCTGCTGACCGAGGAGAACTAG
- the thrS gene encoding threonine--tRNA ligase — MSESDAQADVTVVLPDGSQLSVPEGSTVEDVAYEIGPGLGRDTVAGVVDGELVDKAAVVPDGARLEIVTDDADEYLRVLRHTAAHVFAQALQRLYPEAKLAIGPPTDEGFYYDVTNVDLDEDDLAEIEEEMERIVEADYELHRDERPREEAIHGYEDNRFKREILEEEAAGEAVVSFYVQDDWEDLCRGPHVESTGEVGAFALLNISSAYWRGDEDNETLTRVYGTAFETEDDLEEYLERREEAKKRDHRKIGREMDLFSIPTVTGPGLPLYHPNGKTVLRELEEYANELNRGAGYEEVETPHVFRTELWKQSGHYDNYRDDMFLLDVNEEEYGLKPMNCPGHATIFDQKSWSYRELPMRYFENGKVYRKEQRGELSGLSRVWAFTIDDGHLFVRQDQIEAEVRQVMDMIFEVIETFDLEVEVALATRPEKSVGSDEIWESAESQLREVLENDGHDYDLEPGDGAFYGPKIDFAFEDALGRSWDGPTVQLDFNMPERFDLTYTGEDNEEHRPVMIHRALYGSYERFFMVLIEHFDGNFPLWLAPEQVRILPVSDETLGYAHRVKNDLSEAGFRVDIEDRDWTVGRKIRAGHDDRLPYMLVVGPDEEETGTVSVRDRFEREKADVELEAFLEHLENEREEKRTEPDFLA, encoded by the coding sequence ATGAGCGAGAGCGACGCCCAGGCAGACGTGACGGTCGTCCTTCCGGACGGATCACAGCTTTCCGTACCGGAGGGATCGACAGTCGAGGACGTCGCCTACGAGATCGGTCCGGGGCTGGGAAGGGACACAGTCGCGGGCGTCGTCGACGGCGAACTCGTGGACAAGGCCGCGGTCGTCCCCGACGGTGCCCGCCTCGAGATCGTCACCGACGACGCCGATGAGTACCTGCGGGTCCTCAGACACACGGCCGCCCACGTGTTCGCCCAGGCGCTCCAGCGGCTGTATCCGGAAGCGAAACTCGCGATCGGTCCCCCGACCGACGAGGGCTTCTACTACGACGTGACGAACGTCGACCTCGACGAGGACGACCTCGCAGAGATCGAAGAGGAGATGGAACGGATCGTCGAGGCCGACTACGAACTCCATCGCGACGAGCGCCCGCGCGAGGAGGCGATCCACGGCTACGAGGACAACCGGTTCAAACGCGAGATCCTCGAAGAGGAGGCTGCGGGCGAAGCGGTCGTCTCCTTTTACGTCCAGGACGACTGGGAGGATCTCTGTCGGGGGCCACACGTGGAGTCCACCGGCGAGGTCGGCGCGTTCGCCCTGTTGAACATCTCCTCGGCGTACTGGCGCGGCGACGAGGACAACGAGACGCTCACCCGCGTGTACGGCACGGCGTTCGAAACCGAGGACGACCTCGAGGAGTACCTCGAGCGACGCGAGGAGGCCAAAAAGCGGGACCACCGGAAGATCGGCCGGGAGATGGACCTGTTCTCGATCCCCACGGTGACGGGTCCCGGGCTCCCGCTGTATCACCCCAACGGGAAGACCGTGCTCCGGGAACTCGAGGAGTACGCCAACGAGCTCAACCGTGGGGCCGGCTACGAGGAGGTCGAGACGCCCCACGTCTTCAGGACGGAGCTGTGGAAGCAGTCCGGCCACTACGACAACTACCGGGACGACATGTTCCTCCTGGACGTAAACGAAGAGGAGTACGGTCTCAAGCCGATGAACTGTCCCGGTCACGCGACGATCTTCGACCAGAAGTCCTGGTCCTACCGGGAGCTTCCAATGCGGTACTTCGAGAACGGGAAGGTGTACCGGAAGGAGCAGCGCGGCGAGTTGTCCGGGCTCTCGCGAGTGTGGGCGTTCACGATCGACGACGGCCACCTGTTCGTCCGGCAAGACCAGATCGAGGCCGAGGTCCGGCAGGTCATGGATATGATCTTCGAGGTGATCGAGACGTTCGACCTCGAGGTCGAGGTGGCGCTTGCGACCCGGCCGGAGAAGTCGGTGGGAAGCGACGAAATCTGGGAGTCTGCGGAGTCACAGCTGCGGGAGGTGCTCGAAAACGACGGACACGATTACGACCTCGAACCCGGTGACGGCGCCTTCTACGGGCCGAAGATCGACTTCGCGTTCGAGGACGCGCTCGGCCGCAGCTGGGACGGGCCGACCGTTCAGCTGGACTTCAACATGCCCGAGCGGTTCGATCTCACCTACACGGGCGAGGACAACGAGGAGCACCGCCCGGTGATGATCCACCGGGCGCTGTACGGCAGCTACGAGCGCTTCTTCATGGTGCTGATCGAGCACTTCGACGGGAACTTCCCGCTGTGGCTGGCCCCCGAACAGGTTCGGATCCTCCCCGTGAGCGACGAGACGCTCGGCTACGCCCACCGCGTGAAAAACGATCTTTCGGAGGCCGGCTTCCGGGTCGACATCGAGGACCGCGACTGGACGGTCGGCCGGAAGATCCGGGCCGGCCACGACGACCGGCTCCCATATATGCTGGTCGTCGGTCCCGACGAGGAGGAGACCGGTACTGTCTCCGTACGGGACCGGTTCGAGCGTGAAAAAGCGGACGTCGAACTGGAGGCGTTCCTCGAACACCTCGAAAACGAACGCGAGGAGAAACGGACCGAACCGGACTTCCTCGCGTGA
- a CDS encoding molybdopterin synthase, translated as MQPLSVVGPGADAVVRSLATRLEGRVATVRAAERETGTGEGTGVADGGLAASTSTAEPNPDLSTTVTLAEDGTWSVSGSDGTFTDLLETLAPTHDYVLAAGFTRLRVPTVRLTGDTDEGSDAGSEGPNEEEIAGDIVETAINPEDLDLEALAGRIDSFEPYVTLEELVAEAKASPMAERSGAIATFTGRVRVTDSPDDDRTERLVFEKYDGVAENRMDDIRKRLESRDEVFEVLLHHRSGVIEAGEDIVFVVVLAGHRKQAFRAVEDGIDQLKEEVPIFKKESTESEEFWLHERE; from the coding sequence ATGCAACCACTCAGCGTCGTCGGCCCGGGCGCCGACGCCGTCGTGCGATCGCTCGCGACGCGTCTCGAAGGCCGGGTCGCCACGGTGCGGGCAGCCGAACGCGAAACGGGAACCGGAGAGGGCACGGGCGTCGCGGACGGCGGACTCGCAGCCAGCACGTCCACGGCGGAGCCGAACCCAGATCTATCGACGACGGTAACACTGGCCGAAGACGGAACCTGGAGCGTCAGCGGATCGGACGGCACGTTCACTGACCTCCTCGAGACGCTTGCGCCGACCCACGACTACGTGCTCGCGGCCGGGTTTACCCGGTTGCGGGTGCCGACGGTTCGGCTGACCGGCGACACTGACGAGGGGTCCGACGCGGGCAGTGAAGGGCCCAACGAGGAGGAGATCGCCGGTGATATCGTGGAGACGGCGATAAATCCGGAGGATCTAGATCTCGAGGCTCTCGCCGGGCGGATCGACAGCTTCGAGCCCTACGTCACCCTGGAGGAGCTCGTGGCGGAGGCGAAAGCCTCGCCGATGGCGGAGCGGTCGGGTGCGATCGCAACCTTCACCGGCCGCGTTCGGGTTACGGATTCCCCAGACGACGATCGGACCGAACGGTTGGTCTTCGAAAAGTACGACGGCGTCGCCGAAAACCGGATGGACGACATCCGGAAGCGCCTGGAGTCCCGGGATGAGGTGTTCGAAGTGTTGCTACACCACCGTTCGGGCGTCATCGAGGCCGGTGAGGACATCGTCTTCGTCGTCGTCCTCGCGGGGCATCGAAAGCAGGCGTTCCGGGCAGTCGAAGACGGGATCGACCAGTTGAAGGAAGAAGTGCCGATCTTCAAGAAGGAATCGACCGAAAGCGAAGAGTTCTGGCTCCACGAGCGCGAGTGA